The DNA window AAATAGAAGCAGGGGTTCTTGAACGTGCAGATGGTTCTGCTTATTTAGAAGTTGGTGGAAATAAAATTTTAGTAGCTGTTTATGGACCAAGAGAATCTTATATTAGAAGATTACTTGAACCAAATACTGGAGTAATAAGATGCAGATATAATATGGCTCCATTTTCTGTAGATGATAGAAAAAGACCAGGTCCAGATAGAAGATCTTCAGAGATTTCAAAAATTACTGCAGATGCATTAAGGCCTGCATTAATGTTAGAAAATTATCCTCGTTCAATGGTGGATGTATTTATTGAAGTTATTGAAGCAGAAGGAGGAACCCGTTGTGCTGGAATTACTGCTGCATCTGTTGCATTAGTTGATGCAGGAATTCCAATGAAGGATATTGTTGTTGGTTGTGCTGCAGGTAAAGTAAATGATGAAATTGTTTTAGATTTATCTGAAGTTGAAGATAAAGAAGGTCAGGCAGATGTTCCAATAGCTATGATGCCTAGAACTGGTGAAATTACTTTACTTCAAAGTGACGGGGACTTAACAGAAGAAGAATTTAATAAAGCATTGGATTTAGCTATGGAAGGTTGTAGACAAGTTAATGAAATCCAAAAAGCTGCTTTAATGGAAAAATATTCTACAGAATGAGGAGATTTAGATGACTAACATTACACCTGAAATTACTAAAGAAAGTATTATAAATCTTGTTAACAATGATAAAAGGGAAGATGGTAGGGAACTTACTGAATATAGGGATATAACTATTGAAACTAATGTTATTTCTAAAGCAGAAGGTTCTGCAAAGGTTATATTAGGTGGAACTCAAGTTATTGCTGGTGTAAAACCTCAGTTAGGTGCTCCATTCCCAGACACTCCTGAGTTAGGTGTCTTAATGACTAACTGTGA is part of the Methanobrevibacter woesei genome and encodes:
- the rrp41 gene encoding exosome complex exonuclease Rrp41; this encodes MSEMIREDGRKYNELRPIKIEAGVLERADGSAYLEVGGNKILVAVYGPRESYIRRLLEPNTGVIRCRYNMAPFSVDDRKRPGPDRRSSEISKITADALRPALMLENYPRSMVDVFIEVIEAEGGTRCAGITAASVALVDAGIPMKDIVVGCAAGKVNDEIVLDLSEVEDKEGQADVPIAMMPRTGEITLLQSDGDLTEEEFNKALDLAMEGCRQVNEIQKAALMEKYSTE